A genomic stretch from Empedobacter stercoris includes:
- a CDS encoding phosphoribosylanthranilate isomerase: MKRFQVKVCGNNNLENFKEIAAIEPDYVGFIFYPKSKRFVKDKAIFDIFPNAEKVGVFVNDSIENILKKVEQYQLDVVQLHGDETAYFCEKLINQKHQRLITDENFLDFKIWKAVGIQSKDDFQQLTTYQQVVDSFVFDTKSSDYGGTGRKFNWQLLTNYQLSTPFLLSGGIELEDALLLKNFQHPRCIGFDINSGFESAPGIKKADEVKQFIDTIDGRIEQN, encoded by the coding sequence ATGAAACGATTTCAAGTAAAAGTTTGTGGAAATAATAATCTTGAGAATTTTAAAGAAATTGCTGCAATCGAACCAGATTATGTTGGTTTTATTTTCTATCCCAAATCAAAACGATTTGTAAAAGATAAAGCGATTTTTGACATTTTTCCGAATGCCGAAAAAGTTGGCGTTTTTGTGAATGATTCGATTGAAAATATACTCAAAAAAGTTGAACAATATCAATTAGATGTTGTGCAATTACATGGCGATGAAACAGCTTATTTTTGTGAAAAATTAATTAATCAAAAACACCAACGATTGATAACAGATGAAAACTTTTTAGATTTTAAAATTTGGAAAGCTGTAGGAATTCAATCAAAAGATGATTTTCAACAATTAACCACTTATCAACAAGTTGTTGATAGCTTTGTATTCGACACAAAATCTTCTGATTACGGTGGAACAGGACGTAAATTCAATTGGCAACTGTTAACAAACTATCAGTTATCAACACCCTTTTTATTAAGTGGAGGAATAGAACTTGAAGATGCATTACTTTTGAAAAATTTTCAACATCCAAGATGTATTGGATTTGATATTAACAGTGGTTTCGAGTCAGCACCAGGAATTAAAAAAGCTGACGAAGTAAAACAGTTCATCGATACAATTGATGGACGAATTGAACAAAATTAA
- the trpC gene encoding indole-3-glycerol phosphate synthase TrpC produces the protein MKTILDEIVAQKRKEILEKKKTQSINSFKNSEHFNSPILSAKASILDQSTSGIIAEFKRKSPSKGFINKDVLVKDVVVGYEKFGASVVSVLTDEQFFGGSFEDLQQAKEILNIPILRKDFIVDEFQVYETKAIGADLMLLIAECLTKDEVYNLAKTAKEIGLEVLLELHSEDQMEKINEFIDLIGINNRNLKNFEVDIQKSKQILKQLPQNLIKVAESGISDPETVKELRQAGFQAFLIGENFMKADNPSQAFEQFVKASK, from the coding sequence ATGAAAACGATATTAGATGAAATTGTCGCGCAAAAACGCAAAGAAATTTTAGAAAAAAAGAAAACTCAATCAATCAATAGTTTTAAAAATTCAGAACATTTTAATTCTCCTATTTTATCTGCAAAAGCTTCAATTTTGGATCAATCAACATCAGGAATTATTGCCGAATTTAAACGTAAATCACCTTCAAAAGGGTTTATTAACAAAGATGTATTGGTAAAAGATGTCGTCGTTGGTTACGAAAAGTTTGGCGCTTCAGTAGTTTCTGTTTTGACGGATGAACAATTTTTTGGTGGAAGTTTTGAAGATTTACAACAAGCTAAAGAAATCTTGAATATACCAATTTTAAGAAAGGATTTTATTGTTGATGAGTTTCAAGTGTACGAAACAAAAGCAATTGGCGCCGATTTGATGTTGTTGATTGCAGAATGTTTAACAAAAGATGAAGTCTACAATTTAGCGAAAACAGCAAAGGAAATTGGATTGGAGGTATTATTGGAATTACATTCTGAAGATCAAATGGAAAAAATAAATGAGTTTATTGATTTGATTGGAATCAACAATCGTAATCTAAAAAACTTTGAAGTAGATATCCAAAAATCGAAACAGATTTTAAAACAATTACCACAAAATTTAATTAAAGTTGCGGAAAGTGGAATTTCGGATCCTGAAACGGTAAAAGAATTGCGACAAGCAGGTTTTCAAGCTTTTTTGATTGGAGAAAATTTTATGAAGGCAGATAATCCTTCTCAAGCATTTGAACAATTTGTAAAAGCATCAAAATGA
- the trpD gene encoding anthranilate phosphoribosyltransferase has product MRKLLNLLFENYTLSEKEAYQIMVDISEEKYSQVELASFLTIFNMRNITLDELKGYRRALLDLCVKIDLPKQAIDVVGTGGDGKDTFNISTLSCFVLAGAGEKIIKQGNYGASSVSGSSNMLDSFGYEFSTNQDKLKHEFEEVGITFLHAPLFHPALAKVAPIRKGLAVKTFFNLMGPLVNPIQPDFQNLGTYDIRTARLYHYVMQNSGVHYSISTALAGYDEISLTSPTKVYNNEGEFILESKDFGLNSLQPNDIKGGKSIEENSKIFLSVLEGNSTQAQKEVVLANAALALKTIYPTKDLIECVAIANESLDSKKALNVFQKLIRP; this is encoded by the coding sequence ATGAGAAAGTTATTAAATTTATTATTCGAAAATTATACACTTTCAGAAAAAGAAGCCTATCAAATTATGGTTGATATTTCTGAAGAAAAATATTCGCAAGTAGAATTAGCATCGTTCTTAACTATTTTCAACATGCGAAATATAACATTGGACGAACTGAAAGGTTATCGACGAGCTTTACTGGATTTGTGTGTAAAAATTGATTTACCAAAACAAGCCATTGATGTTGTAGGAACAGGTGGAGACGGAAAAGACACGTTCAATATTTCGACATTGAGTTGTTTTGTTTTAGCAGGAGCTGGCGAAAAAATTATCAAACAAGGAAATTATGGAGCGTCTTCTGTGAGTGGTTCTTCGAATATGTTGGATAGTTTTGGATACGAATTTTCGACCAATCAAGATAAGTTAAAACACGAATTTGAAGAAGTTGGAATTACATTTTTGCATGCACCTCTTTTTCATCCAGCTTTAGCGAAAGTAGCCCCAATCAGAAAAGGATTAGCTGTAAAAACATTCTTCAATTTGATGGGACCTTTGGTAAACCCTATCCAACCAGATTTTCAAAATTTAGGAACATATGACATCAGAACAGCTCGACTTTATCATTATGTGATGCAAAATTCGGGTGTTCATTATTCCATTTCAACAGCTTTAGCTGGTTATGATGAAATTTCATTGACTTCGCCAACAAAAGTGTATAACAACGAAGGAGAATTTATTTTAGAAAGTAAAGATTTTGGACTAAATTCTCTTCAGCCAAATGATATAAAAGGTGGAAAATCAATCGAAGAAAATTCGAAAATATTTTTAAGTGTTTTAGAAGGTAATTCAACTCAAGCACAAAAAGAAGTGGTTTTAGCAAATGCTGCTTTAGCGCTTAAAACAATTTATCCAACCAAAGATTTAATCGAATGTGTAGCAATTGCGAACGAAAGTTTAGACAGTAAAAAAGCATTGAATGTATTCCAAAAACTAATAAGACCATGA
- a CDS encoding anthranilate synthase component II → MKILVIDNYDSFTYNLVHSLKKYATDITVVRNDGISLEEVNLYDKILLSPGPGIPDEANLLKPIIKKYASTKSIFGVCLGQQAIGEVFGGKLLNTQEVFHGVKSTIKVIKDDIIFKNLQESLEVGRYHSWVVSNENFPDDLEITAIGPNEEIMALRHKTYDVRGVQFHPESILTPEGDQMIKNWLEN, encoded by the coding sequence ATGAAAATTTTAGTCATCGATAATTACGATTCGTTCACTTATAATTTAGTGCATTCATTGAAAAAATATGCAACCGATATCACTGTTGTTCGCAACGATGGAATTTCTTTAGAAGAAGTGAATTTGTATGATAAAATATTACTTTCTCCAGGTCCAGGAATTCCTGACGAAGCTAATTTACTGAAACCTATTATTAAAAAATATGCATCAACCAAATCTATTTTCGGAGTTTGCCTTGGTCAACAAGCAATTGGAGAAGTTTTTGGAGGGAAATTATTAAACACGCAAGAAGTATTTCATGGTGTTAAATCAACCATAAAAGTCATTAAAGATGATATCATATTCAAGAATTTACAAGAGAGTTTAGAAGTTGGACGCTACCATTCTTGGGTTGTTTCGAATGAAAATTTTCCAGACGATTTAGAAATTACCGCAATCGGGCCAAACGAAGAAATAATGGCCTTACGTCACAAAACGTATGATGTGCGAGGAGTTCAGTTTCATCCAGAATCTATTTTAACGCCAGAAGGAGATCAAATGATTAAAAATTGGTTAGAAAATTAA
- a CDS encoding anthranilate synthase component I family protein: protein MNLTFNIQKETVLADLTTPVQLYLKLRDIYPNALLLESSDYHSKTDANSFICLNPIATFKVTKGIVNETYKNGKTKEYELKGQNLTEKFKEFTAQFNIQNGEDLPVNGLFGYIAWDAIPHFETVKFSAQGNEATIPEFSYSFYQNIVVFNHFHNEIQFIEFQNEETISKFAEIKSVINNKSIIEYPFNVESEIESNLTDEEFKKMVTKCKQSCFRGDVFQIVPSRQFKQKFSGDEFNVYRILRSVNPSPYLFYFDYGNFKIFGSSPEAQIIINNNHAEIHPIAGTVRRTGNPNLDKELTEKLIADPKENEEHVMLVDLARNDLSRNSANVEVAEYKEIQYFSHVIHMVSKVTAQLDTSVNTMKIFADSFPAGTLSGAPKFKAMELLDTYENQNRGVYGGAIGYLGFNGDINMAIAIRTFVSKQNTLYFQAGAGVVSKSVEENELQEVNHKLGALRRSIEIAQNL, encoded by the coding sequence ATGAATTTAACTTTTAACATACAGAAAGAAACTGTTTTAGCTGATTTAACGACTCCTGTTCAACTCTATTTGAAGCTGAGAGACATTTATCCAAATGCATTATTATTAGAAAGTTCAGACTACCATTCGAAGACGGATGCAAATTCATTTATTTGCCTAAATCCGATCGCGACTTTCAAGGTAACGAAAGGAATCGTAAATGAAACTTACAAAAATGGTAAGACGAAAGAGTATGAATTAAAAGGTCAGAATTTAACTGAAAAGTTCAAGGAATTTACCGCTCAATTCAATATCCAAAATGGAGAAGATTTACCTGTCAATGGTTTGTTTGGATACATTGCTTGGGATGCTATTCCGCATTTCGAAACGGTAAAATTTTCTGCTCAAGGAAATGAAGCGACAATTCCAGAATTTTCTTATTCATTTTATCAAAATATAGTGGTTTTTAATCATTTTCACAACGAAATTCAATTCATCGAATTTCAAAATGAGGAAACTATTTCAAAATTTGCAGAAATTAAAAGTGTCATCAACAACAAGTCAATCATTGAATATCCATTTAATGTGGAAAGTGAAATTGAATCAAATTTAACGGATGAAGAATTCAAAAAAATGGTTACAAAATGCAAACAGTCTTGTTTTCGTGGTGATGTGTTTCAGATTGTTCCATCAAGACAATTCAAACAAAAATTTTCGGGCGATGAATTTAATGTTTACCGCATTTTACGCTCTGTAAACCCTTCGCCATATTTATTTTATTTCGATTATGGCAACTTTAAAATATTTGGTTCTTCACCAGAAGCACAAATAATCATCAATAATAATCACGCCGAGATTCATCCAATCGCAGGAACAGTTCGTAGAACTGGAAACCCAAATTTGGATAAAGAATTAACCGAAAAATTAATTGCAGACCCGAAAGAAAACGAAGAACACGTAATGTTAGTTGATTTAGCTCGAAATGATTTGAGTAGAAATTCTGCAAATGTTGAAGTGGCTGAATACAAAGAAATTCAATATTTTTCTCATGTGATTCACATGGTTTCAAAAGTAACTGCTCAATTGGATACAAGTGTCAATACCATGAAAATATTCGCAGATTCTTTTCCTGCTGGAACACTTTCTGGGGCACCAAAATTCAAGGCAATGGAATTGTTAGATACCTATGAAAATCAAAATCGTGGTGTTTATGGAGGAGCTATTGGTTATTTAGGATTCAATGGTGATATCAACATGGCAATTGCCATACGCACGTTTGTTAGCAAACAAAATACCTTATATTTTCAGGCTGGTGCTGGAGTTGTTTCCAAATCGGTTGAAGAAAATGAATTACAAGAAGTCAATCATAAATTAGGCGCACTTCGTCGCTCTATCGAAATCGCTCAAAATCTATAA
- a CDS encoding enoyl-CoA hydratase/isomerase family protein — protein sequence MENNYDNLIVEVENKIALVTLNRPQALNALNKDLLEDLSNFLTNANSNDEIRAIILTGSGEKSFVAGADIKEFANFDGHQGEQLAAKGQENVFDKVENLTKPVIAAVNGFALGGGLELAMASHFRIASTNAKLGLPEVTLGLIPGYGGTQRLPKLIGKGRAMQAIMTADMFTADRAYEMGLVNEVVEQAELINRAKEIAGKIVKNSSVAIRHAIKAINASDKDNGFEIEIQSFGNLFDEDDFKEGTTAFIEKRKPNFN from the coding sequence ATGGAAAATAATTATGACAATCTTATTGTTGAAGTAGAAAATAAAATTGCATTGGTAACTTTAAATCGTCCACAAGCATTAAATGCCTTGAACAAAGATTTATTAGAAGATCTTTCTAATTTTTTGACTAATGCAAACTCAAACGATGAAATTCGAGCGATTATTTTGACAGGTTCTGGAGAAAAATCTTTTGTAGCAGGTGCAGATATCAAAGAGTTTGCAAATTTCGATGGTCATCAAGGAGAACAATTGGCTGCGAAAGGACAAGAAAATGTATTTGATAAAGTAGAAAACTTAACAAAACCTGTTATTGCGGCTGTTAACGGTTTCGCTTTAGGTGGAGGATTAGAATTGGCGATGGCTTCACATTTTCGTATCGCATCTACAAATGCAAAGTTAGGATTGCCAGAGGTTACTTTAGGTTTAATTCCTGGTTATGGTGGAACGCAACGTTTACCAAAATTAATTGGAAAAGGTCGTGCTATGCAGGCAATTATGACGGCAGATATGTTTACGGCAGATCGTGCGTATGAGATGGGATTGGTAAACGAAGTAGTGGAACAAGCAGAATTAATAAATCGTGCGAAAGAAATTGCAGGTAAAATTGTAAAGAATTCTTCTGTTGCTATTCGTCACGCGATAAAAGCAATAAATGCATCGGATAAAGACAATGGTTTTGAAATTGAAATTCAGAGTTTTGGAAATTTATTTGATGAAGATGATTTCAAAGAAGGAACAACAGCTTTTATAGAAAAAAGAAAGCCGAATTTTAACTAA
- a CDS encoding SH3 domain-containing protein, with protein MKKIIFGFFLVMSSIAFSQEIYQVIAQEGLTIRTAPNGKRVGKIPYGYPVKILEKGEAFSIKDSGKAKSGNWVKIDISSSKLILDEGVNEAVLQNDLYTFSGYLITQQNFINQFETEIATHPAFNEFYLATAYKCFAIKGDFFGDGVVDYLYRMIDKKGYTRLYIVNNLKKGSQIYGLGGEKDPFKIKNYDFGTLMMIPKGTSLYSNYKDGIKRNLNGVSKNEIVTLEYDAIYVHQENAKEGGYIYRKDGKWNWLNQK; from the coding sequence ATGAAAAAAATAATTTTTGGATTCTTTCTGGTGATGAGTTCAATTGCGTTTTCGCAAGAAATTTATCAAGTTATTGCACAAGAAGGATTGACGATTAGAACTGCTCCAAATGGCAAACGTGTCGGAAAAATTCCATATGGTTATCCTGTTAAAATTTTAGAAAAAGGAGAAGCTTTTTCTATCAAAGATAGTGGAAAAGCGAAAAGTGGAAATTGGGTAAAAATTGATATCAGTTCTTCTAAATTAATTTTGGACGAAGGAGTGAATGAAGCCGTTTTACAAAATGATTTGTACACATTTAGTGGCTATTTGATTACACAACAAAATTTTATCAATCAGTTCGAAACAGAGATTGCTACACATCCTGCATTTAACGAATTTTATTTGGCAACTGCTTACAAATGTTTTGCGATAAAAGGTGATTTTTTTGGCGATGGTGTGGTTGATTATTTATATCGAATGATTGATAAAAAGGGATATACGCGTCTGTATATAGTCAATAATTTGAAAAAAGGGAGTCAGATTTATGGATTAGGAGGAGAAAAAGATCCGTTCAAAATTAAAAATTATGATTTCGGAACGTTGATGATGATTCCAAAAGGAACGTCTCTTTATTCTAATTACAAAGATGGAATAAAGCGTAATTTAAATGGCGTTTCTAAAAATGAAATTGTAACTTTAGAGTATGATGCAATTTATGTACATCAAGAAAATGCAAAAGAAGGCGGTTATATTTACCGAAAAGATGGCAAATGGAATTGGTTAAATCAAAAATAA
- a CDS encoding SDR family oxidoreductase produces MQNIENKVAYITGATKGIGLGIAKVLVENGLKVANSGRNINDVEKAREYLGKDNVLAIQSDVRHFEDEQNAVEQIISAFGRLDIVIANAGLGKFAPVDELSLEDWNAMIDTNLTGVFHTIKASVEALKVSKGYYISIASLAGTNFFANGAGYNASKFGVVGFTQAAMLDLRNYDIKCTTIMPGSVTSHFNDHVPNSEDGWKIQPEDLGQMIVDLLKMNSNVLPSKIEVRPTKTK; encoded by the coding sequence ATGCAAAATATAGAAAATAAAGTCGCGTATATTACAGGCGCAACAAAAGGAATTGGGTTAGGAATAGCAAAAGTTTTAGTTGAAAATGGACTTAAAGTTGCTAATTCAGGAAGAAACATAAATGATGTCGAAAAAGCACGCGAATACTTAGGAAAAGATAATGTTTTGGCTATTCAGTCAGATGTTAGACATTTCGAAGATGAGCAAAATGCTGTAGAACAAATTATTTCTGCTTTTGGTCGTTTGGATATCGTCATCGCGAATGCTGGTTTAGGGAAATTTGCACCAGTAGATGAGCTTTCTTTAGAGGATTGGAACGCAATGATAGACACTAATTTAACAGGTGTTTTTCATACAATAAAAGCTTCTGTTGAGGCTTTGAAAGTGTCAAAAGGTTATTATATTTCGATCGCATCTTTAGCAGGAACTAATTTTTTTGCCAATGGTGCTGGATATAATGCTTCAAAATTTGGAGTAGTAGGGTTTACACAAGCAGCGATGTTAGATTTAAGAAATTATGATATCAAGTGTACAACGATCATGCCTGGTTCTGTAACATCTCACTTCAATGATCATGTCCCAAATTCTGAAGATGGATGGAAAATTCAGCCCGAAGATTTAGGACAAATGATAGTTGATTTATTAAAAATGAATTCAAATGTTTTACCAAGTAAAATAGAAGTTCGTCCAACGAAGACAAAATAA
- a CDS encoding glycosyltransferase family 9 protein codes for MSFKKSINHFRRTIMRGLTGGIGDGNLPKIEKDELLELRRVLINRPNQRLGNLLLITPLVQEIIKDFPEVKIDLFVKGKVAPIIFENYPQVDQIIELPKKPFKELINYAKVWMKIKQKKYDLVINVDKNSSSGRLSTSFANSKYKIFGSEFELDTTQENQLHQAQYPVYQLRKFKELFKNKHDHSPIPSLDIQLTEKEVQIGKETLDHLTKNKAKKTLAFFTYATGTKCYVADWWTEFYEVFYPKYSEEYNLIEILPVENISMLTHKLPTFYSKDVREIAAVMKNCEFVIAADSGMMHLSCAAPTKTIGLFKSESFLKRYKPYGEGNAVVLVSEGDKDKNRIIQEMDKLLSV; via the coding sequence ATGAGTTTTAAGAAATCAATCAATCATTTTCGACGTACAATAATGCGTGGATTAACTGGAGGTATTGGCGATGGAAATTTGCCAAAAATAGAAAAAGATGAACTTCTTGAATTAAGAAGAGTATTGATAAACAGACCTAACCAACGTTTAGGAAATTTATTGTTAATAACACCTTTAGTACAAGAAATTATAAAAGATTTTCCAGAGGTGAAAATCGATTTATTTGTAAAAGGAAAGGTTGCTCCAATTATTTTCGAAAATTATCCACAAGTTGATCAAATAATAGAATTACCCAAAAAACCTTTTAAAGAATTAATTAACTACGCGAAAGTGTGGATGAAAATCAAACAAAAAAAGTACGATTTAGTCATTAATGTTGATAAAAATTCTTCTTCGGGTCGACTTTCTACTTCTTTTGCGAATTCTAAATATAAAATTTTTGGGAGTGAATTTGAACTTGATACAACTCAAGAAAATCAACTTCATCAAGCACAATATCCAGTTTATCAATTGAGAAAATTTAAAGAATTATTTAAAAATAAGCATGATCATTCTCCCATTCCATCTTTAGATATTCAGTTAACAGAAAAAGAGGTTCAAATAGGAAAAGAAACGCTTGATCATTTGACTAAAAATAAAGCAAAAAAAACATTAGCATTTTTCACCTATGCAACAGGTACGAAATGTTATGTAGCCGATTGGTGGACTGAATTTTATGAGGTTTTCTATCCAAAATATTCAGAAGAATATAATTTAATTGAGATTTTACCTGTCGAAAACATTTCAATGTTAACACATAAACTTCCTACTTTTTATAGCAAAGATGTAAGAGAAATTGCTGCAGTAATGAAAAATTGTGAATTTGTAATTGCTGCTGATTCTGGAATGATGCATCTAAGTTGTGCTGCTCCAACAAAGACAATCGGATTATTTAAAAGTGAAAGTTTTTTGAAACGCTATAAACCTTACGGAGAAGGAAATGCAGTAGTTTTAGTAAGTGAGGGCGATAAAGATAAGAATCGTATAATTCAAGAAATGGATAAACTACTTTCTGTTTAA
- a CDS encoding glycosyltransferase family 2 protein: MSTEFTIIIPIYNEEDNLLRLENEMNKYVKTAVKSTEILLINDGSKDKSLPLIKEICQRNEKFHYISFDKNYGLSAAIKAGFDSVHSKWVGYIDADLQTAPEDFNKLLGLADQYDLVTGVRADRKDSFVKNMSSKIANSIRRAFTNDGMDDTGCPLKVINADKAKKIPMFKGLHRFLPAMILLQNGTVTQVPVKHFPRIAGESKFNLWNRLLGPLMDCFAFVWMKKKYINYKIQEGA, translated from the coding sequence ATGTCAACAGAATTCACAATTATTATTCCAATCTATAACGAAGAAGATAATTTGTTACGTTTGGAAAATGAGATGAATAAGTATGTAAAAACCGCTGTAAAATCAACTGAAATTTTACTGATTAATGATGGTTCTAAAGATAAAAGTTTACCATTAATCAAAGAAATCTGCCAAAGAAACGAGAAGTTTCACTACATATCTTTTGATAAAAATTATGGATTGTCAGCTGCAATAAAAGCTGGTTTTGATTCTGTACATTCGAAATGGGTAGGTTATATTGATGCAGATTTACAAACAGCTCCCGAAGATTTCAATAAGCTTTTAGGTTTAGCAGATCAATATGATTTGGTTACGGGTGTTCGTGCAGATCGTAAAGATTCTTTTGTGAAAAATATGTCATCTAAAATTGCAAATTCAATCCGAAGAGCTTTTACAAATGACGGAATGGATGATACCGGTTGTCCATTAAAAGTTATCAATGCTGATAAAGCGAAAAAGATTCCAATGTTCAAAGGGTTGCATCGTTTTTTACCAGCTATGATTCTACTTCAAAACGGAACTGTAACTCAAGTTCCCGTAAAACACTTTCCTCGAATTGCAGGCGAATCGAAATTCAATTTATGGAACCGTCTATTAGGTCCTTTGATGGATTGTTTTGCATTTGTTTGGATGAAGAAAAAATACATCAATTATAAGATTCAAGAAGGAGCATAA
- a CDS encoding lipid-A-disaccharide synthase N-terminal domain-containing protein: MSNWIIISIGFIAQTLFSSRLILQWIVSEKNKKVLTPKLFWEISLFASVLLFLYGYLRHDFSIMLGQTLTYYIYIRNIQLQNHWHEFPKIVRIFLYIFPVLIVLYGFNNGIFDVDLLFKNEKIPTWLLSLGIVSQVLFTFRFIYQWLYSERKNESQLPMGFWLISLSGSLLILIYAIIRKDPVLFVGHFMGFIVYARNILIKRKEKNGSVD, translated from the coding sequence ATGTCAAATTGGATTATAATTAGCATTGGATTTATTGCGCAAACGCTTTTTTCAAGTCGGCTAATTTTGCAATGGATTGTTTCCGAAAAAAATAAAAAAGTACTTACACCAAAATTGTTTTGGGAAATTAGTCTTTTTGCCTCTGTACTTTTATTTTTATATGGTTATTTGCGTCATGATTTTTCGATTATGTTAGGTCAAACGCTAACATATTACATTTATATCAGAAACATACAGTTGCAAAATCATTGGCACGAATTCCCGAAAATTGTCCGTATTTTCTTGTATATTTTTCCTGTGTTAATTGTTTTGTATGGATTTAATAACGGTATTTTTGATGTAGATTTACTATTTAAAAACGAAAAAATTCCGACATGGTTGTTATCATTAGGGATTGTTTCTCAGGTTCTTTTCACCTTTCGGTTTATCTATCAATGGCTTTATTCTGAAAGAAAAAATGAATCACAATTACCAATGGGATTTTGGTTAATTAGTTTATCTGGATCCTTATTGATTTTAATTTATGCAATTATCCGAAAAGATCCCGTTTTATTTGTTGGGCATTTTATGGGATTCATTGTTTATGCTCGAAATATATTAATCAAACGAAAAGAAAAAAATGGTTCAGTGGATTAA